From the Gallaecimonas mangrovi genome, one window contains:
- the fabF gene encoding beta-ketoacyl-ACP synthase II: MTKRRVVVTGMGMLSPVGNSVSASWQALLAGQSGIDKVNCFDTSAFSTHIAGNVKNFDVNEYLSTKDAKKMDVFIQYGVAAGIQAVKDSGIDLEKTDLTRCGVAVGSGIGGLGLIEKNHEALLANGPRKMSPFFVPSTIINMVAGHLSMLHGLRGPNIAITTACTTGVHNIGHAARMIAYGDADVMVAGGAEMACTPLGLGGFGAARALSTRNDDPKAASRPWDRDRDGFVLGDGAGIMVLEEYEHAKARGARIYAEFTGFGMSGDAYHMTSPPDNGAGAALAMTNAIKDAKLTPAQIGYINAHGTSTMAGDLAESNAVKSVFGADAGKVMVSSTKSMTGHLLGAAGAIEAIISVMALYDNAIPPTINLDNPSEGCDLDYVPHEARQAKVEHTLCNSFGFGGTNGSLLFSRI, translated from the coding sequence GTGACCAAGCGTCGTGTCGTTGTAACCGGTATGGGCATGCTATCGCCGGTGGGGAATAGCGTGAGTGCATCTTGGCAGGCTCTGTTGGCAGGCCAAAGCGGCATTGATAAGGTTAACTGTTTTGATACCAGTGCCTTTTCTACTCATATCGCTGGTAACGTCAAAAATTTTGATGTCAATGAATATCTGTCCACCAAAGACGCCAAGAAAATGGATGTTTTCATCCAATATGGCGTGGCCGCTGGTATCCAAGCGGTTAAAGACAGTGGCATTGATTTAGAAAAAACCGACCTGACCCGTTGTGGTGTCGCCGTTGGCTCCGGTATCGGTGGTCTCGGCCTTATCGAAAAAAACCATGAAGCGTTGCTCGCCAATGGTCCTCGTAAGATGTCGCCCTTTTTCGTGCCCAGCACCATTATCAACATGGTTGCCGGTCACCTTTCAATGTTGCATGGCCTGCGTGGCCCCAACATTGCCATTACCACGGCTTGCACCACCGGCGTTCATAACATCGGCCATGCGGCGCGGATGATTGCTTACGGTGATGCCGATGTCATGGTGGCCGGTGGCGCTGAAATGGCCTGCACACCGCTGGGCTTAGGTGGCTTTGGTGCCGCCAGAGCGCTGTCGACGCGTAATGACGACCCTAAAGCGGCGAGCCGCCCCTGGGATCGCGACCGTGATGGCTTTGTGCTGGGTGACGGCGCCGGCATTATGGTGCTGGAAGAATACGAACACGCGAAAGCGCGCGGTGCACGTATTTATGCCGAATTTACCGGTTTTGGTATGAGTGGTGATGCTTACCACATGACATCACCACCGGACAACGGTGCCGGTGCCGCCTTGGCCATGACCAACGCCATTAAAGATGCCAAGCTGACACCAGCGCAAATTGGTTACATCAATGCCCATGGTACATCCACCATGGCCGGCGATTTAGCGGAAAGCAATGCGGTGAAATCCGTCTTTGGCGCTGACGCCGGTAAGGTTATGGTGAGCTCTACCAAATCGATGACCGGTCACTTGTTAGGTGCCGCCGGTGCAATCGAAGCTATCATTTCGGTGATGGCACTGTATGACAATGCCATTCCGCCGACCATTAACCTCGACAATCCGTCTGAAGGTTGCGATCTGGACTACGTTCCCCATGAAGCGCGTCAAGCCAAGGTTGAACACACCTTGTGCAATTCCTTTGGCTTTGGTGGCACTAACGGTTCTTTGCTGTTCAGTCGCATCTAA
- the pabC gene encoding aminodeoxychorismate lyase, whose amino-acid sequence MLSQTPYPSRLQYGDGHFTTVKVTQGAAVNWAAHKARLDEACARLAMAPIDWQTLAPAVFAKAKALGEGGLKILVARAAGGRGYKPAAGANAVWLSDFQEPAHYPLWREQGIALSLLPVTLGSSPLLAGLKHCNRLEQVLAAQSLEALSADEGVLLDEQGQLVSAVSANIFWFEGDKLFTPRLERCGVAGTLRALVIDKAEVNKVTADFSRLLAADEIFITNALMGIVPVRQLEARTFSAFPRTRLTIGNLHL is encoded by the coding sequence ATGCTGAGCCAGACACCTTACCCAAGCCGGCTTCAGTACGGTGATGGGCATTTTACTACCGTTAAAGTGACTCAGGGCGCTGCTGTTAACTGGGCTGCCCATAAAGCGCGGCTCGATGAAGCCTGTGCGCGTTTAGCCATGGCACCGATAGACTGGCAGACGTTAGCGCCTGCGGTCTTTGCCAAAGCGAAAGCCTTAGGGGAAGGGGGCTTAAAAATACTGGTAGCCCGCGCCGCCGGTGGCCGCGGCTATAAGCCCGCAGCAGGGGCTAACGCCGTTTGGCTGAGCGACTTCCAAGAACCCGCCCATTATCCGCTTTGGCGAGAGCAAGGCATTGCGCTTAGCTTACTGCCTGTCACATTGGGCTCAAGCCCATTATTAGCCGGGCTCAAACATTGTAATCGTTTAGAGCAAGTGTTAGCGGCGCAAAGCCTTGAGGCGTTATCAGCTGATGAAGGCGTCTTGCTTGACGAGCAGGGGCAACTGGTGAGCGCTGTGTCAGCCAATATTTTCTGGTTTGAAGGCGATAAGCTTTTCACCCCTCGTCTTGAGCGCTGCGGTGTGGCTGGAACGCTGCGCGCCTTGGTTATCGACAAGGCAGAAGTCAATAAGGTCACCGCCGATTTTTCGCGACTATTGGCCGCCGATGAGATTTTTATCACCAACGCCCTGATGGGCATTGTGCCGGTTCGACAGCTCGAAGCGCGCACCTTTTCCGCTTTTCCCCGGACCCGCTTAACGATCGGTAACTTGCACTTATGA
- the mltG gene encoding endolytic transglycosylase MltG: MRTLLWILAALMAALVAGIAFVTWQYRQTLETPLPLSKAQTIHIKAGTSAYRLVRELQEKGWVKSRWPYKVFVKLHPELADIRAGCYAVEPGMRPQQLLANAAAGKEQTFLATLVDGEKFSQWLSYLQSLPELRADKLSKQQLAAKLGVDNPEGWLMPDTYQYRCGDDALSILTQAHDAMTAYLATVWPKREDGLPFEDSYQALIMASIVEKETAAPKERPLIASVFINRLQKGMRLQTDPTVIYGLGDKYDGNITRADLKTPTPYNTYVIKGLPPTPIAMPSRASIDAVLHPDSADYLYFVAKGDGTHVFSKTLREHINAVNRYQRGHK, from the coding sequence ATGAGAACACTGCTTTGGATCCTGGCGGCATTGATGGCTGCGCTGGTTGCGGGTATTGCCTTTGTAACATGGCAATACCGCCAAACCCTTGAGACACCCCTGCCATTAAGTAAAGCGCAGACCATTCATATCAAAGCCGGTACCAGTGCTTATCGGCTGGTACGCGAACTCCAAGAGAAGGGCTGGGTTAAAAGCCGTTGGCCTTACAAAGTCTTTGTAAAGCTGCACCCGGAGCTTGCCGACATCCGTGCCGGTTGCTACGCCGTTGAACCTGGTATGCGCCCTCAGCAGTTGCTGGCCAATGCTGCTGCCGGTAAAGAACAGACATTTTTGGCAACCTTGGTCGACGGCGAGAAATTCAGCCAGTGGCTGAGCTACCTGCAATCATTACCAGAGCTGCGTGCCGATAAACTGAGTAAACAGCAGCTTGCCGCCAAGCTCGGGGTCGATAACCCCGAAGGTTGGTTGATGCCAGATACCTACCAGTACCGCTGCGGCGATGATGCCTTGTCAATTCTTACCCAGGCCCATGACGCCATGACCGCCTATTTGGCCACCGTCTGGCCCAAGCGGGAAGATGGCTTGCCGTTTGAGGACAGCTATCAGGCGCTGATCATGGCCTCAATTGTGGAAAAGGAAACCGCTGCGCCCAAAGAACGGCCGCTTATCGCTTCGGTCTTCATTAATCGTTTGCAAAAGGGCATGCGGCTACAAACCGACCCAACGGTGATTTATGGCCTGGGAGACAAGTACGACGGCAACATTACCCGCGCTGACTTAAAGACGCCAACCCCGTACAATACCTATGTCATTAAAGGGTTGCCGCCAACACCCATTGCGATGCCGTCACGGGCTTCTATCGATGCGGTTTTGCACCCCGATAGCGCAGATTATTTGTATTTTGTCGCTAAGGGCGACGGTACCCACGTATTTTCCAAAACGCTTCGCGAGCATATTAACGCCGTGAACCGTTATCAAAGAGGCCATAAATGA
- the tmk gene encoding dTMP kinase, producing MTLKAPGFVVIEGLEGAGKSTAVARVRAFIESRGGQVVQTREPGGTPLAEKMRDLVKNIHDEPLTPQAELLLMYAARVQLVENVIKPALKSGAWVVGDRHDLSSRAYQGGGRQIDSALIDNIRHAVLGDFAPMLTLYLDIDPKLGLERARARGELDRIELEQLSFFERTRDCYLAIAKTDSRIVIIDASQSLAQVHADIDAALVQHLECH from the coding sequence ATGACCCTTAAAGCTCCTGGATTTGTGGTGATAGAAGGCCTGGAAGGGGCAGGGAAATCGACAGCGGTTGCCCGGGTAAGGGCCTTTATTGAAAGCCGGGGCGGCCAGGTGGTGCAAACTCGCGAGCCCGGCGGCACGCCGCTCGCCGAGAAAATGCGGGACCTGGTTAAAAATATTCATGACGAGCCTTTAACACCGCAAGCAGAATTGTTGTTGATGTATGCGGCTCGGGTGCAACTGGTTGAAAATGTAATAAAACCCGCCCTTAAAAGCGGTGCTTGGGTTGTTGGTGACCGCCATGACCTGTCCAGCAGGGCTTACCAAGGTGGTGGCCGCCAGATTGACAGCGCCTTGATAGACAATATTCGCCACGCGGTGTTGGGCGACTTTGCACCGATGCTAACGCTTTATCTGGATATTGACCCAAAGCTTGGTTTGGAGCGCGCCCGTGCGCGCGGCGAGCTGGACCGTATTGAGCTTGAGCAACTGAGCTTTTTTGAACGCACTCGCGACTGCTACTTGGCCATTGCCAAGACCGACAGCCGCATTGTTATCATCGATGCCAGCCAGTCTCTTGCCCAGGTTCACGCCGATATTGATGCCGCCTTAGTGCAGCATTTGGAGTGCCATTGA
- the holB gene encoding DNA polymerase III subunit delta' — MLPWLTPYLDRFAKWQAHGRLAHAYLLTGPNGVGKGQLADVLAQHLLCKNGVACGQCHSCQLFAAGTHPDFHRVVPEKGAIRVDAIRALIGPVYGAALMGGAKVVVMNEADALNINAANALLKSLEEPPDNTFWLLTSSQPGQLLPTILSRCQKLHIAAPEQSLALAWLEGQDIKASVALLNRFHGAPLAVSQALAAGYLEKVGKLQTDLVALETRRLYPETFADRWHKEALFCLDELAHRLLDQARLANGLAPLYHERLDRQERLSGSALTRLWQAVLGQRKLLSEQPALNGKWLLMDIAWQLLDGRSENLVG; from the coding sequence ATGCTGCCTTGGCTAACCCCGTATTTGGACCGCTTTGCAAAATGGCAAGCCCATGGACGACTGGCGCATGCGTATTTGCTCACCGGACCTAACGGCGTTGGTAAAGGACAGTTGGCTGATGTATTGGCGCAACATTTGTTGTGTAAGAACGGTGTGGCCTGTGGCCAGTGTCACAGCTGCCAGTTGTTTGCCGCTGGCACCCATCCTGATTTTCATCGCGTTGTCCCGGAAAAAGGCGCCATTCGCGTGGATGCTATTCGGGCCCTGATTGGCCCTGTGTATGGCGCTGCATTAATGGGCGGCGCCAAAGTGGTGGTAATGAATGAGGCCGATGCCCTAAACATTAACGCCGCTAACGCCTTGCTGAAATCTCTAGAAGAGCCGCCCGATAACACCTTTTGGCTGCTAACCAGCAGCCAGCCAGGGCAGCTATTGCCGACGATTCTATCGCGTTGTCAAAAACTGCATATTGCCGCGCCAGAGCAGTCTTTAGCACTGGCATGGCTTGAAGGGCAGGATATTAAAGCCTCGGTTGCGCTGCTTAATCGTTTTCATGGTGCGCCGTTAGCCGTTAGCCAAGCATTAGCCGCAGGTTATCTTGAGAAAGTGGGCAAACTGCAAACTGACCTGGTGGCATTGGAAACACGCCGCTTGTACCCGGAAACCTTTGCTGACCGCTGGCACAAAGAGGCTTTGTTTTGTTTGGATGAGCTGGCGCACCGGTTGTTGGATCAGGCGCGTTTGGCCAATGGCCTTGCGCCTCTGTATCATGAGCGGCTTGATCGCCAGGAGCGACTCAGTGGTTCGGCCCTAACGCGGCTCTGGCAAGCGGTGTTGGGGCAGCGAAAGTTGTTGTCTGAGCAGCCCGCCCTTAATGGCAAATGGTTGCTGATGGACATTGCCTGGCAGTTGTTAGACGGAAGGAGTGAAAACCTTGTTGGTTGA
- a CDS encoding TatD family hydrolase produces MLVDSHCHLERLKLEGDDTLAAALERAKARGVEQFLCVCVTLENFPKMMAAINDFDFVAASCGVHPLDQKEAQDLNDLYALSGDPKVVAIGETGLDYHYAPETAEVQKSSFRHHIQVARQRQLPLIIHTRAAKEDTLAILREEQAQEVAGVLHCFTEDLDMAEQAIELGFYISISGIVTFRNAEALRETVKALPLERLLVETDSPYLAPVPHRGKSNEPQYVREVAEFVAELKGISVEELAAITTANFYRCFPKAAALFQ; encoded by the coding sequence TTGTTGGTTGATTCCCATTGCCACCTCGAACGCCTGAAATTAGAGGGCGATGACACCTTAGCCGCCGCCCTTGAGCGTGCTAAAGCGCGCGGTGTTGAGCAGTTTTTATGTGTCTGCGTTACCTTGGAAAACTTTCCAAAGATGATGGCGGCCATTAACGATTTTGATTTTGTTGCCGCCAGTTGCGGTGTGCATCCTTTGGACCAAAAGGAAGCGCAAGACTTAAACGACCTCTATGCGTTGTCTGGGGATCCCAAAGTCGTTGCCATTGGTGAAACCGGTTTGGACTATCACTACGCGCCGGAAACGGCAGAGGTGCAAAAGTCGTCGTTTCGCCATCATATTCAGGTGGCTCGTCAGCGCCAATTACCGCTCATTATTCACACCCGCGCCGCCAAGGAAGACACCTTAGCCATTTTGCGAGAAGAACAAGCGCAAGAAGTGGCGGGGGTATTGCACTGCTTTACCGAAGATTTAGATATGGCCGAGCAGGCCATTGAGCTGGGCTTTTATATTTCGATTTCCGGTATCGTGACCTTCCGTAATGCCGAAGCGCTGCGCGAAACGGTAAAAGCGCTGCCCTTGGAGAGATTACTGGTGGAAACCGACAGCCCTTACTTGGCGCCGGTACCCCATCGCGGTAAATCCAACGAGCCGCAATATGTGCGAGAGGTGGCAGAGTTTGTGGCAGAGCTAAAAGGCATCAGTGTTGAAGAGCTCGCGGCAATCACCACGGCTAATTTTTATCGCTGTTTCCCCAAAGCTGCGGCACTCTTTCAATAA
- a CDS encoding flavodoxin family protein, giving the protein MAQVTVVYHSGYGHTQRVAEAVAEGAGAKLIAISAEGELSDSDWQTLDDSDAIIFGTPTYMGGPSWQFKKFADATSKAWMKQSWKDKIFGGFTNSASLNGDKQSTLNYLQVLASQHGGIWVSLGLLPANTQASTREDINNLGGSVGVLVQSPADAGAEVIPSGDIKTASQYGKRVADITAKFA; this is encoded by the coding sequence ATGGCTCAAGTAACAGTGGTTTATCATTCTGGTTATGGTCACACGCAGCGGGTTGCCGAAGCCGTTGCCGAAGGGGCTGGTGCCAAGCTGATTGCCATCAGTGCTGAGGGTGAGTTAAGCGATAGCGACTGGCAAACCCTTGATGACTCCGACGCTATTATTTTCGGTACCCCAACCTACATGGGCGGTCCTAGCTGGCAATTTAAAAAATTTGCCGATGCCACATCCAAGGCCTGGATGAAACAAAGCTGGAAAGACAAAATCTTTGGCGGCTTTACCAACAGTGCCAGCCTCAACGGCGATAAGCAGTCGACGCTCAATTATTTACAGGTGCTGGCCAGTCAACATGGCGGTATCTGGGTGAGTCTTGGCCTTTTACCCGCCAATACCCAAGCCTCTACGCGCGAAGACATCAACAATTTAGGTGGCTCTGTAGGGGTGTTGGTGCAATCCCCGGCAGATGCCGGCGCCGAGGTTATTCCCAGTGGCGACATTAAAACCGCAAGCCAATACGGCAAACGGGTTGCCGACATCACGGCCAAATTTGCTTGA
- the rsmF gene encoding 16S rRNA (cytosine(1407)-C(5))-methyltransferase RsmF gives MPASLSRDDFKAACQTPLRKAIRVNTLKISVTDFVERMTAKGWHLQAIPWCSAGFWIEREDESVMLGNETEHLLGLFYVQEASSMLPPQALWHLMTDMPTTVLDMAAAPGSKTTQLSALMANHGVLVANELSSSRLKSMAANLQRLGVANVALSHFDGRVFGAALTDTFDAILLDAPCGGEGTIRKDPDALKNWSWQHIDEVSALQQEMLVSAFQALKVGGVLVYSTCTLNQQENQDVLTSLLSRYPDAVETISLSGLFDGADRALTEQGYLHIWPQIFDSEGFFVAAIRKTQAVSAPSPTFKLGQFPYQKASKRQAADLCNYLKRQFGFDEPLNLWMRDGGFWHFPVAGEDLIGRFRMDRIGIRIAEPAGKEWKLHQDFIQAFGRHCQPLALSLEQATEYLKGRDLSFDTSATGEQLVALDGYPLGSVKVVKQKLKNRLPRELVKDQVVLK, from the coding sequence ATGCCGGCGTCTTTGTCACGCGACGATTTCAAAGCCGCATGCCAAACACCACTGCGCAAGGCTATTCGCGTCAATACCCTAAAAATCAGCGTTACAGACTTTGTTGAGCGCATGACAGCCAAAGGCTGGCACCTTCAAGCCATTCCGTGGTGCAGCGCCGGATTTTGGATAGAGCGGGAAGACGAAAGCGTGATGCTTGGCAATGAAACCGAGCATTTGCTGGGGCTTTTCTACGTGCAAGAGGCGTCATCGATGCTACCGCCACAGGCGCTCTGGCACCTGATGACAGACATGCCAACCACGGTTTTAGATATGGCCGCCGCACCCGGCTCCAAAACCACACAGCTTTCGGCGCTCATGGCAAACCATGGCGTACTGGTGGCCAATGAGTTGTCTTCTTCAAGGCTAAAATCGATGGCCGCTAACTTACAACGCCTGGGGGTTGCCAATGTTGCCCTTAGCCATTTTGATGGCCGGGTGTTTGGGGCGGCGCTTACCGACACCTTTGATGCCATTTTGTTGGACGCGCCCTGTGGCGGCGAAGGCACTATCCGCAAAGACCCTGATGCGTTAAAGAACTGGTCTTGGCAGCACATTGATGAAGTCAGTGCCTTGCAGCAAGAAATGCTGGTGTCGGCCTTTCAAGCACTGAAAGTCGGTGGGGTCTTGGTGTATTCCACCTGCACGCTGAATCAGCAAGAAAACCAAGACGTGCTGACCAGCTTGCTATCACGCTACCCCGATGCGGTTGAAACAATCTCCCTCAGCGGTCTTTTTGATGGTGCCGATAGAGCCCTTACCGAGCAGGGTTATCTACATATTTGGCCACAGATCTTTGACTCCGAAGGTTTTTTTGTCGCTGCAATTCGCAAAACCCAAGCGGTTTCGGCGCCAAGCCCTACCTTTAAGCTCGGCCAATTTCCCTACCAGAAAGCCAGTAAGCGCCAAGCAGCCGATTTGTGTAACTACCTAAAAAGGCAGTTTGGCTTTGATGAGCCACTTAATCTTTGGATGCGTGACGGCGGCTTCTGGCACTTCCCCGTTGCAGGCGAAGATCTCATTGGCCGTTTTCGGATGGACCGCATCGGTATTCGCATTGCCGAGCCAGCCGGTAAGGAATGGAAACTGCATCAAGACTTTATTCAGGCCTTTGGCAGGCACTGTCAGCCACTGGCGTTATCTTTAGAACAAGCAACCGAATACCTAAAAGGCCGGGATCTGTCTTTTGATACCTCGGCTACAGGCGAACAGTTGGTGGCCCTTGACGGTTATCCACTGGGTAGCGTGAAGGTGGTAAAGCAAAAACTGAAGAATCGTTTACCGAGGGAATTGGTTAAAGATCAAGTGGTTTTGAAATAG
- a CDS encoding MlaD family protein: protein MKKTVVKVMDQPEIRRVRRLSLVWVVPFLAIALASYLIYQQFVERGLLLTLTFPEAKGLVPGKTELRYQGFKVGVVSHLSFNAKSGEFTAHISAMRDLEPLLKDHTQFWLVKPTASLLGVSGLDTLLSGNYIAMLPGTGKPKRDFVARRTPPPEPVPEGMFMVELALHNLGTLTEGSPIYYRKVPIGQVHSYRLDKGGDAVILQLTFDKNYADLVKRDSHFKDVSGIKVKADLSGIKLDAGGLVSMLTGGLQMDSPDDSPPAKYGQRYVLDKERRFSHQVHLTLATPTFLPKGTPIIARQHVIGEVVDSNDSGVLLGFNEEPINPFYAWIAQRSLKNLDATTLLHPRYIRLLQGVDGRHQLHEQPPLPGPHDSELLLRLVSAKKLADGTPIQYKGFTVGEVIYSTLQGEQAIAEVSIEGDYRHFIHKNSQFHSTEPLQVDASFQHLQLKTAPLETWWQGAIALTPGTGAAAPYNSQFQLDPQQQALMQTVTLSASPPRSLPADTPIHQHGFTVGKVVSSTLAKGGQKAVITVEIRKDLAVSPLSRFYWKPPLDLKADLRGIHMKVADLASAVAGSIEMVQANTADAKSSRLLFSNRQSALAVGPEVTLKVPLDSDVQPGIMVKYFGNPIGKVVSLKDSGQYRLLTLRFDGELGQRFARQGSAFSLVTPEISIAGIKHLDAVIAPYIAAVPGDKASPLQDHFSLSPTLYPHQEFTLAASRGYGLSVGAPVWYRDLPVGEILSLSLMPSGKGVYVKVAINNEAAHWVSSSSQFWVKAGFNASFGLFDGLKLKSDTLQSIAQGGVQFATKGAGKTVTGPLPLSDVAPKDWQHWAPSAVPAG, encoded by the coding sequence AAGCGAAAGGCTTGGTGCCAGGTAAAACGGAACTGCGCTACCAGGGCTTTAAAGTCGGGGTGGTCAGCCACCTGAGCTTTAACGCTAAATCGGGCGAATTTACTGCCCACATCAGCGCCATGCGCGATTTAGAACCGCTGCTTAAAGACCACACTCAATTTTGGCTGGTTAAACCCACCGCCAGTTTGTTGGGTGTTTCCGGTTTAGATACGTTGCTGTCAGGTAATTACATCGCCATGTTGCCCGGCACGGGTAAGCCAAAGCGCGATTTTGTGGCGCGGCGCACGCCACCACCGGAGCCGGTGCCAGAAGGCATGTTTATGGTTGAGCTGGCGCTGCACAACCTTGGCACCTTAACCGAAGGTTCTCCCATTTATTACCGCAAGGTGCCCATTGGCCAAGTGCACAGTTACCGGCTGGACAAAGGCGGCGATGCGGTCATATTGCAACTCACCTTTGATAAAAACTACGCCGACTTGGTCAAGCGAGACAGCCACTTTAAAGATGTCTCGGGCATTAAGGTTAAAGCCGACCTTTCCGGTATTAAGCTTGATGCTGGCGGTCTTGTTTCCATGCTCACCGGCGGTTTGCAAATGGACTCACCGGATGACTCGCCGCCGGCCAAATACGGGCAACGTTATGTGCTGGATAAAGAGCGGCGCTTCTCACATCAAGTTCACCTGACCTTAGCAACCCCCACTTTTTTACCCAAAGGCACTCCGATCATTGCCCGCCAGCATGTGATTGGCGAAGTCGTTGACAGTAATGACTCCGGCGTTTTGCTTGGTTTTAATGAAGAGCCGATTAACCCTTTTTATGCCTGGATTGCCCAGCGGTCACTAAAAAATCTTGATGCCACCACCCTACTGCACCCACGTTATATTCGTTTGCTGCAGGGCGTTGATGGCCGCCATCAATTGCATGAGCAGCCGCCACTGCCGGGCCCCCATGACAGCGAGCTTTTATTACGGTTAGTCAGCGCTAAAAAGCTCGCTGACGGCACCCCGATTCAGTACAAAGGCTTTACAGTAGGCGAAGTGATTTATTCTACGCTGCAAGGTGAGCAAGCTATCGCCGAAGTCAGTATTGAAGGGGATTACCGCCATTTTATTCATAAAAATAGCCAATTTCACTCGACTGAACCGTTACAGGTTGATGCCAGTTTTCAGCACCTGCAGCTTAAAACCGCGCCCCTTGAAACATGGTGGCAAGGCGCTATTGCCTTAACGCCGGGCACCGGCGCTGCTGCCCCTTATAACAGCCAATTTCAGCTGGACCCGCAGCAACAAGCGTTAATGCAAACCGTTACGCTCAGCGCGTCGCCGCCCCGCTCTCTGCCCGCGGATACGCCAATTCATCAGCATGGTTTTACGGTTGGCAAAGTGGTTAGCAGCACCTTGGCCAAAGGCGGGCAAAAGGCCGTTATCACCGTTGAGATACGCAAAGATTTAGCGGTATCGCCACTTAGCCGTTTTTATTGGAAGCCGCCACTGGATTTAAAAGCAGATCTTCGCGGCATACACATGAAAGTGGCCGATTTGGCCTCAGCCGTGGCCGGTAGTATCGAAATGGTGCAAGCAAACACCGCCGACGCTAAAAGCAGCCGCCTGCTTTTTAGTAACCGCCAAAGCGCTTTGGCGGTTGGCCCAGAGGTAACCTTAAAGGTGCCGCTCGATAGCGATGTACAGCCAGGCATAATGGTTAAATATTTTGGCAATCCCATTGGCAAGGTGGTGTCGCTTAAAGACAGCGGCCAGTATCGCTTGCTAACACTGCGTTTTGACGGCGAACTGGGCCAACGCTTTGCCCGCCAGGGCAGCGCCTTTAGCTTAGTTACCCCAGAGATCTCTATCGCTGGCATCAAACACCTTGATGCGGTGATCGCGCCCTACATTGCCGCAGTACCTGGCGATAAAGCCTCGCCGCTACAAGACCATTTCAGCCTGTCGCCAACACTTTATCCCCACCAAGAATTCACCCTGGCCGCCTCAAGAGGCTATGGCCTCAGTGTTGGTGCGCCGGTTTGGTATCGCGATTTGCCGGTAGGTGAAATTCTTAGCCTTAGCTTGATGCCGTCAGGTAAAGGGGTATATGTCAAAGTGGCTATCAACAACGAAGCTGCACATTGGGTATCCAGTAGCAGTCAGTTTTGGGTAAAAGCCGGATTTAACGCCAGTTTTGGCCTTTTCGACGGTTTAAAGCTGAAATCTGATACCTTGCAAAGCATTGCCCAAGGCGGCGTGCAATTTGCCACCAAAGGCGCAGGAAAAACCGTAACCGGCCCCCTACCCTTGTCCGACGTGGCGCCCAAAGATTGGCAGCATTGGGCACCAAGTGCTGTGCCTGCGGGCTGA